The Chryseobacterium shigense genome segment TGTCATTTACGAAGTTAAGCATACGCTTTAGAAAAGCGCCACCATACCTTGTTGTAATATTTATTTTACAACCTTTATGAAATAAAATTCCAGCATATAAACCTGTTTGAATGTAGTATTCTTTCTCCTCTTTTTCTTTAGAATATAATTTTAGAATTAAACGTTCTTCGTCTTCCTTAAAAATTTTGTTGCGTTTGCTTTTGAAGTTTAATACTTTAACTTGTTTTAATTGCTCTGCACCAAGTTTTAACTCATAGACTGAAGAAAATAATTTTTGTAAATGTTTAACTCCCGATTTGTTTACATCAAAAGACTTACTCAAAGTCGATTCTAAAATTGGAGCTTCTTCGTAAAAATTATGATTGACGGGAACACTAATTCTCATTTTACTTTATTGTTTCTTTGAACTTATTCAACGCTTCATCTAACTTGCTATCTAATTCGCTTTCAGCAAATACTGCTCTTAGGTATTCTTTCAATGTTGGTCGCAAGAACAAGTTGAATAGAGTTTCAACATTATTTGCCGTAATTTCTTTACGTTTAGCAATGTCTCCAATCTTCATAAAAAAAGAATGACCAAATTCATACGATTTTCCCAAACCTAAATCGTTAGAAATATAGTTGTTTAATTTTTCACAGGCTTTTACATACTGACCGATATTATGAAACTCATCTTTTCCTTTGAAACGTGTTTCTTCTTCAATTACTTCATAATCGCAATCTTTTCCAATCCATTTAAACCTTCTACGAAGAGCTAAGTCAAAAGCATCAATACTTTTGTCCACATCGTTCATCATTCCGATAAAAAACACATTTTTAGGAACTCCAAATTTTACGTCTCCATTTATAGCGTTATAATCATATGCTAAATCTTTATATTCAGCAACAGTAGGATTATCTTTAATCAACTGTTCAATCAGTGCGGAATACTGTGTTTTTCTTAAATTTCTACCGCTTCCATCATCTCTGTAATCTTTTTCTAATAACGACAATGTTTCGCCAAATACAGTTGAAAGATTGGCACGGTTTATTTCATCTACTACGAAGTAAAAATCTTTCTTAGGCTGCTTTTTCGCTTTGATACAAAAGTTCTTAAAGACTCCATTTACCAATTCAAAACGAATGTTCCCGTCTTTTGAAACTCCTTTTGGTTTGATACCTTCAATAAAATCTTCGTAAGTAAATGATGGATGAAATTGTAAAACTTCGTATCGAGATGTATCACCTTGACATACAAAATCCAAACTATTTTTTGCAGAAAATGTTTTACCTGTTCCTGGAGGTCCATACATTATAACATTCGGATTATTGATGTCCGCAATGGCTTTAGAGTTTACAAATCTCCACAAAAAACGTGAAAGCAAAACAAGTTCATTTTTATCTTGCTCATTTACTTCTAAAAGCTTTTTTGCAATAATACAGACTTGATGGTTTTTTGTAAAAATACTTTCAGCATCGCCATCAATAAACTCATTATACAATTCTTCTAGCCACTGTGTAGAATAGATGTATAGAAAGTCTGATAAATTATCTAACACCGCCAATTTCATTAAAATCTGTTTGGCACTATAGTTTGCATTTTCAACCAATTGTATTTTTTCCAATGGATCGGTTTGTGAGACAATATTTTTCAACAAATCTTTTATGTTCTCGTTGAAATAATTTTCTGCTTCTTGTCGGCTTGCATTTGATTGATTTGTACTTTTGATGTGATATGTTATGTTGTCATCATTTAATTTCACTTCAAAATTAAAAGCGGTACCAGGCTTTGAAGAGCCCAAAACAATTCTTGTAGCTCGTTCTAAAAAATTACATAAGTAACCTCCCGGCATTGTTGCTGTGGAACTACTCAAAGTATTTGTATAATCATCCAAACTCAATGTATCATTTAAGATTTTGTCTTTGTATAATTGCCATTCTGCAATCCTTTTCTCAACTTCGTCATTGCTGAATTTTCTATCTTCTTCTTTTGTTTCAGACTTAAACTTATTCCAAAGCGTTTTGATTTGAGCTTGTCGTTCTGCTGATAATTTTATGTTTTCCATCAATTGTTTGATAATTTGTTTTTCTAATTCCGCAGCTAACAAGTTTACAATTTTCTTGTCTGCTTGAACCTCATTAGGTTTTAAATGATAAAGTGTTGCAGGTTGTTTTGATTCGCCCCAAGTACTGTCATTAAAATCAAGCCCTAATTTATCAAGTCTTTCTTTCGGAATTGTAAACTTTAATTTTCGGTTTTGTACAGTTTCAGGTGTACCATCCAAATGTTCATATTTTGCTTCTGAATCTACAAAACCGCACAAGAAAAATTTTTTATTTGAGTTTTGTCCTTGTGCAATTAATATGACATCACCAATTCGGATATCATTTTTGAACATTTGCCCAAAACGATGTTGATCATCATACCCAATAAATGCCCTCTTTAAATTATTAATGGCGTTTTTCCACTCTGTTTCATCTGCACCATTCATTACGTTTGGCGATAGTACCCAATACTTTCTTTTCATTTAATTTGTTACTTTTCTTAGTGGCTACGAGAGTAATAGTTTGTCACAATGACAGATTTTAATGCATTATAAGATTTGGTATAGACTATAGCAACCCCTAAACAATTTCGTTTATATATTATACCTCAGTTGAAACATATAAACCCTGCTGAAAGTGCAAACAATTTTACTTATTTAGATTACATCCCGTTTATAAAACAAAAGGTTTAATTGATTCTGACAGTGTAGCTGCAATGGTAGGAAACCAACTTTTGCATAATTCCTCCAATGTTGTACTCTTTTTGTCGGGCGGAGTTTTTTTTACCGTTTCTACTATTTCTAATAGCTTACTTGTTTGTTCAACGTTTAGACCATATTGCTGACTAAAATCATTGATATTTACTTCACCGTGATTGTCATTAAAATTAATATTTGCCATAGTTTCTGTAATTAATATATTATTATGAATTGAAAAATTAATGCGATTTGAAATTTGTTCAATAAAAAGATTTACTTGTTCTTCTGTTTTTTTATCAATAGAAATGGAATTTAACACATTTGAAACCTCATACTTATTCATTTTATTCTGAATAATTCTTAACCCTAACTTCTTCCACCAACTGTCCAGCTCAATAAGGCAATCTAAAAGTTCTGTATTTTGAGAAACGATGGCTGTTTTGACTATTGCAGATAGATTATTTAGTGTTTCCCATATTTTTATCTCATTTTTTTGTATTCTTATGTAAAATTCTTCTAATTCTAATTTTTCATCTGTAAAATAATAATAACGTACAAAGTCTTTCTTTTGCTCTACAATTTCTACTCCTAAATTTGTAGATTCTATAAGTTTAAAGTAATTACAGAAAACATTTGTAAGGTCTAAAATGAAATTCTGGTTTGCTTCTGATGTTTCTATTATGAAATCTTCAGTTCTGCAACTATATTTACTGCAACTTGGTGATATTGATACAATGTTTGGATTTTCCTTTTCAAGCTCAAGCAACTTAATTTTATTATCCAAATAGATTGTATTCAAGTCGAAATTTTCAAAAGAGATTAAGCCTTTGGGCGTTTGTTTGTAGTAAAAAGCCATTTCGCTTTTTACCATTTTATCCATTGGTTTCTTTCCTCTAAATAGAATTTTCCCTGTTTCATTTATTATATTATTTCCAAAAGTTACTCCGCTATAAAAATTGTTCAAATTTTCAGGTAGTAAAAACTCCGTTTCTCTAATGCCTATTAAACCGTTAACTACATTATTCTCAAATAAAAACTCATTTAGCATATTACATTTGTCAAAAATAACTTCTTGATTAAGGGTATTACCATCTATAGCAACCCTTGGGGTGAAAGATGAGTTCTCAAATGTAACTGAGTGGATTTTGCTATTTTTTATAGATAACTCGCAGCTTGGAGAATTTAAAGGATTGTTGAAAATACAATTTTCAAAATAAGAAGCTCCATTAAATTCTGAT includes the following:
- a CDS encoding McrB family protein — translated: MKRKYWVLSPNVMNGADETEWKNAINNLKRAFIGYDDQHRFGQMFKNDIRIGDVILIAQGQNSNKKFFLCGFVDSEAKYEHLDGTPETVQNRKLKFTIPKERLDKLGLDFNDSTWGESKQPATLYHLKPNEVQADKKIVNLLAAELEKQIIKQLMENIKLSAERQAQIKTLWNKFKSETKEEDRKFSNDEVEKRIAEWQLYKDKILNDTLSLDDYTNTLSSSTATMPGGYLCNFLERATRIVLGSSKPGTAFNFEVKLNDDNITYHIKSTNQSNASRQEAENYFNENIKDLLKNIVSQTDPLEKIQLVENANYSAKQILMKLAVLDNLSDFLYIYSTQWLEELYNEFIDGDAESIFTKNHQVCIIAKKLLEVNEQDKNELVLLSRFLWRFVNSKAIADINNPNVIMYGPPGTGKTFSAKNSLDFVCQGDTSRYEVLQFHPSFTYEDFIEGIKPKGVSKDGNIRFELVNGVFKNFCIKAKKQPKKDFYFVVDEINRANLSTVFGETLSLLEKDYRDDGSGRNLRKTQYSALIEQLIKDNPTVAEYKDLAYDYNAINGDVKFGVPKNVFFIGMMNDVDKSIDAFDLALRRRFKWIGKDCDYEVIEEETRFKGKDEFHNIGQYVKACEKLNNYISNDLGLGKSYEFGHSFFMKIGDIAKRKEITANNVETLFNLFLRPTLKEYLRAVFAESELDSKLDEALNKFKETIK